Proteins from a genomic interval of Aspergillus flavus chromosome 7, complete sequence:
- a CDS encoding Pre-mRNA splicing factor-domain-containing protein → MGGDLNLKKSWHPSLLRNQERVWSEEKRALEERKKVEQLRRERDEERQIQELQRLQEDSGKPRQHNRVDWMYQAPSSATGHYSEEMEGYLLGKRRIDGILLKHDDNKKLEKGADLMGAPAAAQPVVGTGNPRDMMTKVMADPLMEIRKREQAAYENAVKEAAVRGKVIARGEKEKERERERDRGHRRSRRYSDEEADSRRHRHRSHRHRSRSPASPERLSHRRRRDERDDRDRRDRDRDRERRSDRDRRDRDDRDYRSSRREDRDERHDRPSRRDSLRDRSPSPRADHRHSDRRRTDDRKNDYSRDHDRRDRPYRHNDRDRRDNRGPRDSYTRDRPNDAGAGDTNKAKELEEERKRKLAEMLNNADEMEDTRRQRIADVTAMEEKKREEDEKQRSEKGRFVAGLHRQLQEDNLDDRIKRSRGGLARMED, encoded by the exons ATGGGTGGCGATCTGAATCTCAAGAA ATCATGGCACCCCTCACTCTTGCGCAACCAAGAGCGCGTGTGGTCGGAGGAAAAACGCGCCCTCGAAGAACGCAAGAAAGTCGAGCAACTCCGCCGTGAGCGCGATGAAGAGCGCCAGATCCAGGAACTCCAGCGACTACAAGAAGACTCGGGCAAGCCGCGGCAGCATAATCGGGTCGACTGGATGTATCAAGCGCCGTCGAGCGCGACAGGCCATTACTctgaggagatggaggggtACTTACTGGGCAAGAGACGGATTGATGGGATTCTCTTGAAGCATGATGATAAtaagaagttggagaagggggCGGATTTAATGGGTGCACCTGCTGCTGCGCAGCCGGTCGTTGGGACGGGGAATCCGAGGGATATGATGACGAAGGTTATGGCGGATCCGTTGATGGAGATTCGGAAGAGGGAGCAGGCGGCGTATGAGAATGCGGTTAAGGAGGCGGCTGTGAGGGGAAAGGTGATTGCTAGGggtgagaaggagaaagagagggagagggagagagatcGTGGACAtaggaggagcaggaggtACAGCGACGAGGAAGCGGATTCACGgcgtcatcgtcatcgctCGCATCGGCATCGGTCTAGGTCTCCTGCTTCACCAGAGCGGTTGTCGCATCGGAGGCGCAGAGATGAGAGAGATGATCGGGACCGCAGGGATCGGGATCGGGATCGTGAGCGTAGGAGTGACCGGGATCGCAGAGATAGGGATGATAGGGATTATCGTTCGAGCAGACGCGAAGACCGTGATGAGCGGCACGATCGGCCCTCTCGCAGGGATTCGTTACGTGACAggtctccttctcctcgggcAGATCATCGTCATTCTGATAGGCGCCGCACGGATGACAGGAAAAACGACTATTCCAGAGACCATGATCGGCGTGACAGGCCCTATCGTCACAACGACAGAGACAGAAGAGATAACAGAGGTCCCAGAGACTCGTACACTCGCGACCGTCCCAATGACGCCGGAGCAGGAGACACGAACAAAGCAAAGGAACTTGAAGAAGAGCGCAAGCGGAAGCTAGCAGAGATGTTGAACAATGCAGATGAAATGGAAGACACTCGTCGCCAACGGATTGCCGATGTTACGGctatggaagagaagaaacgtGAGGAAGACGAGAAACAGCGCTCAGAAAAGGGTAGATTTGTCGcaggtcttcatcgtcaGCTCCAGGAAGATAATCTGGATGATCGAATCAAGCGCAGTCGTGGTGGGCTTGCTCGGATGGAGGACTAA
- a CDS encoding ketoreductase produces the protein MVKVLLTGGSGFIAAHIIDILLQRGYETVVTVRSEEKGQKILDAHPNTPKEKLSYVIVKDVAEEGAFDEAVKSNPPFDYVLHTASPFHYNVSDPVKDFLDPAIKGTTGILKAIKAYAPTVKRVVVTSSFAAIVNVKEHPKVYSEENWNPVTWEEAMDPSQTYRASKTFAEKAAWDFVEKEKPNFDIATINPPLVLGPVVPYLNSLDAVNTSNSRISNLVRGNNKDGLLPTGTFLWVDVHDVALAHVRAIEVSEAGGQRFFLVSGSYANKDLADIIRDAYPQLEEKLPPKDSSSDMPANVYGYNNKKSIEVLGIQYRSLKESVVDTVKSLLQVGA, from the exons ATGGTGAAAGTGCTCTTGACTG GCGGCAGCGGATTCATCGCAGCTCATATCATCGATATCTTGCTGCAGCGTGG ATATGAGACAGTAGTGACAGTTAGATCCGAAGAAAAGGGACAAAAAATCCTTGACGCTCACCCCAATACCCCGAAGGAGAAACTTTCGTATGTTATTGTCAAAGATGTCGCAGAAGAAGGCGCATTCGACGAA GCTGTCAAATCTAACCCACCCTTCGACTACGTCCTCCATACTGCCTCTCCTTTCCATTATAACGTTTCAGACCCAGTAAAGGACTTCCTGGACCCGGCAATCAAAGGAACAACAGGTATCTTGAAGGCAATCAAAGCCTACGCTCCGACAGTGAAACGTGTCGTGGTCACATCCTCCTTTGCTGCAATTGTCAATGTTAAGGAACACCCTAAGGTCTACAGTGAGGAAAACTGGAACCCCGTGACTTGGGAGGAAGCAATGGATCCTTCCCAAACCTACAGGGCAAGCAAG ACATTTGCAGAGAAGGCCGCCTGGGATTttgttgagaaggagaagccaAACTTTGACATTGCGACGATAAATCCTCCTCTTGTTTTGGGGCCTGTTGTGCCTTATTTAAATTCCCTAGATGCCGTCAATACTTCGAACAGCCGTATTAGCAATTTGGTCCGGGGTAACAACAAGGACGGACTTCTCCCAACTGGAACGTTCCTTTGGGTAGATGTTCATGACGTTGCATTGGCCCACGTGAGAGCAATTGAGGTTTCAGAAGCAGGTGGGCAGAGatttttccttgtctctggCTCTTATGCGAACAAGGACCTTGCAGATATCATCCGAGACGCATACCCTCAACTCGAGGAAAAGCTGCCTCCTAAGGATTCTTCCAGTGATATGCCAGCCAACGTCTATGGCTATAACAACAAGAAGTCCATTGAGGTGTTAGGTATCCAGTACCGGTCATTGAAGGAGTCGGTTGTCGATACAGTCAAATCATTGTTACAAGTTGGCGCATAA
- a CDS encoding DUF408 domain protein translates to MSTSRSHLKTSLPSAHAASTQAPSSMRRAPPKSTVSLQQKGQPANKPDADPRHLAIALHHAHRIQAQKDTESLILDRILELVTFPSSPSADPASPSPEDAQAFKSALIPFQPADYDNLIQERNIEGLCGYGLCPREHRKDDSRGAYRITWGAKGSGPGGRGRDMNIVPREKLEMWCSDECAERALYIRVQLAEEPVWERRADDARGKNLLLLEEGRATTRGGKGSSNLAGDMSKLSVRDSAQSRELALERGDANPALRAGRVDVQIQEKDNLACEHVTAPEMRPGDDKGGSIEGYVPQEF, encoded by the exons ATGTCCACCAGTCGGTCCCATCTGAAGACCTCCCTTCCTTCGGCTCATGCTGCTTCCACACAGGCTCCGTCCAGCATGCGCCGTGCGCCACCAAAGTCCACTGTGTCGCTCCAGCAAAAAGGACAGCCAGCGAACAAGCCAGACGCTGATCCACGTCACCTCGCCATAGCTTTACATCATGCGCACCGTATTCAGGCCCAAAAGGATACGGAATCTCTTATCTTGGATCGCATTCTCGAACTCGTCACGTTTCCGTCTTCACCTTCAGCAGATCCTGCTTCTCCGTCACCCGAAGATGCCCAGGCTTTCAAATCAGCTTTGATACCATTCCAGCCAGCTGACTACGATAATTTGATCCAAGAGCGGAATATTGAGGGTCTCTGTGGTTACGGTTTATGTCCTCGCGAGCACCGTAAGGACGACTCTCGTGGGGCTTATCGCATAACGTGGGGTGCCAAAGGGAGTGGCCCTGGTGGCCGGGGCCGGGATATGAACATAGTTCCTCGCGAAAAGCTTGAGATGTGGTGTTCGGATGAGTGTGCTGAAAGAGCTTTGTACATACGGGTACAATTAGCCGAGGAGCCAGTATGGGAAAGGCGTGCCGATGACGCCCGGGGCAAGAATCTCCTCTTGCttgaggaaggaagagcaaCCACACGAGGAGGGAAAG GTTCGAGCAACCTGGCAGGTGACATGTCCAAACTCTCGGTTCGTGACAGTGCCCAGTCCCGTGAACTCGCCTTGGAACGCGGCGATGCAAACCCGGCATTACGGGCCGGGCGAGTAGATGTTCAGATTCAGGAGAAGGATAACCTAGCGTGTGAGCACGTCACAGCACCGGAGATGCGCCCAGGGGACGACAAAGGAGGCTCTATTGAAGGCTACGTGCCTCAAGAGTTTTAA